Proteins found in one bacterium HR17 genomic segment:
- the cspE_1 gene encoding Cold shock-like protein CspE, with product MAKFKGTVKWFNESKGYGFISRDDGTDIFVHYSAIEGEGFRTLRQGQRVEFDVVDSPKGPRADKVRVMREF from the coding sequence ATGGCGAAGTTCAAAGGCACAGTGAAGTGGTTCAATGAGTCCAAAGGTTACGGGTTTATTTCCCGTGACGACGGGACGGACATCTTTGTTCACTACAGCGCGATTGAGGGCGAAGGGTTCCGCACCCTCCGCCAAGGGCAGCGCGTGGAGTTTGATGTCGTGGATTCGCCCAAAGGCCCGCGGGCGGACAAGGTGCGTGTCATGCGCGAGTTCTGA
- the xylA_2 gene encoding Xylose isomerase: MHITPEKLAKLTTEYVGYLEGDRLDAFFHEFGIKFAAGHWCAGEFYDRFNPFGYNRHRPDFRDTVVDQIARVAQAGIEGIEFHDVLFLDANGHIDDAKIAEVKDALAHYKVTPTNMNINVWTDSRYRLGGVTNPDPVVRQRALEQCLQAIEIAQRVGCSSVALWPGADGWDYNLEVNYGQQLDWFIEACVEINRKAMAAGLRFGTEAKPKEPREGNMLTSTTAKAALVAKEVNALCGGTNMGVAIDYGHEQMYGDEPAAQLYMLKRFGVPIVNFHLNDAKYRSNDEDRVAGTSDVWRLVDFCYAAIDVGYDGWFGEDQFTYRMEQVQAMRLSKEFFGNAMKKALLIYAQKDALERARQSGDQAAVLHLVKRIIYTA, encoded by the coding sequence ATGCACATCACACCCGAAAAATTGGCGAAGTTGACGACGGAATATGTGGGCTACTTGGAGGGCGACCGCTTGGACGCGTTCTTTCACGAATTTGGCATCAAGTTTGCGGCGGGGCATTGGTGCGCCGGCGAATTCTACGACCGCTTCAACCCCTTTGGTTACAACCGCCACCGCCCCGATTTTCGCGATACCGTCGTAGACCAGATTGCCCGCGTCGCGCAGGCAGGCATTGAAGGCATTGAGTTCCACGATGTGCTGTTTCTGGACGCTAACGGGCACATTGACGACGCCAAAATCGCTGAGGTCAAAGACGCCTTAGCCCACTACAAAGTCACGCCGACCAACATGAACATCAATGTCTGGACGGACTCCCGCTACCGCTTAGGCGGTGTGACCAACCCTGACCCTGTCGTCCGTCAACGGGCGCTAGAGCAATGCTTGCAAGCGATAGAAATCGCTCAGCGTGTCGGTTGCAGCAGTGTGGCGCTTTGGCCTGGTGCGGACGGTTGGGACTACAACTTGGAGGTCAATTACGGGCAACAACTGGACTGGTTCATTGAAGCGTGCGTGGAAATCAACCGCAAGGCGATGGCAGCGGGGTTGCGGTTCGGGACGGAAGCGAAACCGAAAGAGCCCCGTGAGGGGAACATGCTGACATCCACGACGGCGAAAGCGGCGCTGGTCGCCAAAGAGGTCAACGCCCTCTGCGGCGGCACAAACATGGGCGTCGCCATTGACTACGGGCACGAGCAAATGTATGGCGACGAACCTGCCGCGCAACTTTACATGCTCAAACGCTTTGGCGTGCCCATCGTCAACTTCCACCTGAACGACGCCAAATACCGCAGTAACGATGAAGACCGCGTGGCGGGCACCAGCGATGTCTGGCGGCTAGTGGATTTCTGCTACGCCGCCATCGATGTCGGCTACGACGGTTGGTTTGGCGAAGACCAGTTCACCTACCGCATGGAGCAAGTGCAAGCGATGCGTTTGAGCAAAGAGTTTTTCGGCAACGCCATGAAAAAGGCGCTGCTCATCTATGCCCAAAAGGATGCGCTGGAACGAGCCCGCCAAAGTGGCGACCAAGCTGCCGTCCTGCATCTGGTTAAGCGGATCATCTACACGGCGTAG
- the cysA_3 gene encoding Sulfate/thiosulfate import ATP-binding protein CysA, with translation MLRVEHLSIRLGEFDLRDISLEVRAGEYFVLLGPTGTGKTVLIECIAGLHRPRSGRIVLNGCDVTDLPPEERGIAYVPQDYALFPNLTVFENIAFGLRVRKLSDVKVRARVHELAEWLRITYLLDRLPLTLSGGEKQRVALARALAVDPQILLLDEPLAAVDEQTRERLCRELKTIQRQTEATFIHVSHNFEETLAVADRIGVMNFTEEDAGRGMRLRVGRLLQVGTPEEIFYRPANEFVAQFTRAENIWRGVVRGQTAGWVQVWLNGAVLWAQVPEGRQVPKGEVTVVVRPERVRLMPAQTQLSEQMNSLHGEVVALTDKGAMWRVEVATEASVTVVALLSKREAEQSGVTLGQSVAVALEPSFIHLCPTTVTGTIAEPIGVEK, from the coding sequence ATGCTGCGTGTGGAGCACCTGAGTATCCGGCTGGGGGAGTTTGACCTGCGGGATATTTCGCTGGAGGTGCGGGCGGGTGAGTATTTCGTCTTACTCGGTCCGACGGGCACGGGTAAAACGGTGCTGATTGAGTGCATCGCCGGCTTACATCGTCCCCGATCGGGGCGCATCGTTTTGAACGGGTGCGATGTGACCGACTTGCCACCTGAGGAGCGGGGTATCGCTTATGTCCCGCAGGACTACGCCCTTTTCCCCAACCTGACGGTGTTTGAGAACATCGCCTTTGGTTTGCGCGTCCGCAAGTTGTCCGATGTAAAGGTGCGGGCGAGGGTGCACGAACTCGCTGAGTGGCTGCGCATCACTTATTTGCTGGACCGCTTGCCCTTGACGCTTAGCGGAGGCGAGAAGCAGCGGGTCGCGTTAGCACGGGCGCTTGCCGTTGACCCACAAATTTTGCTCTTGGACGAACCCCTTGCCGCCGTTGACGAGCAAACACGCGAACGGTTGTGCCGTGAACTCAAGACAATCCAACGCCAAACGGAGGCAACCTTCATCCATGTCAGCCACAACTTTGAAGAGACCTTAGCCGTTGCCGACCGCATCGGCGTGATGAATTTCACGGAAGAGGACGCAGGGCGTGGGATGCGGTTGCGGGTTGGTCGGTTGCTGCAGGTCGGGACACCCGAAGAGATTTTCTACCGTCCCGCTAACGAGTTCGTGGCGCAATTTACGCGTGCAGAAAACATCTGGCGGGGCGTAGTGCGTGGGCAAACGGCGGGGTGGGTGCAAGTCTGGCTCAACGGGGCGGTGCTTTGGGCGCAAGTGCCTGAAGGGCGGCAAGTGCCTAAAGGCGAAGTCACAGTTGTCGTGCGCCCCGAACGAGTGCGGTTAATGCCCGCTCAGACCCAACTCAGCGAGCAGATGAACTCGCTGCACGGTGAGGTCGTAGCGCTGACGGACAAGGGGGCGATGTGGCGGGTAGAAGTAGCGACGGAAGCCAGCGTCACCGTCGTCGCCTTGCTGTCCAAGCGGGAAGCGGAGCAATCGGGCGTGACCTTAGGGCAGTCAGTCGCTGTTGCCTTAGAGCCGTCGTTCATTCACTTGTGCCCCACAACCGTCACAGGAACTATCGCTGAGCCTATCGGCGTTGAAAAGTAA